A window from Heteronotia binoei isolate CCM8104 ecotype False Entrance Well chromosome 15, APGP_CSIRO_Hbin_v1, whole genome shotgun sequence encodes these proteins:
- the LOC132583963 gene encoding olfactory receptor 10A7-like, translated as MKWRNQTLVKEFILVGFSSIPNLELFLFPLILVIYIATVTGNILIIVIIIVDAALQSPMYFFLRNLAFIEICFTLDTVPQMLINLLVKDKTISFVGCAIQMYCFFHFGCAECFLLAAMSYDRYVAICNPLRYATVMNRTFCYKLLGGVWVIGIPVSLLQAAWIFNLPFCGHNKINHFFCDTPPVLKLVCTNTYPYEMQAIGSTLVFLMFPFVLILISYTHIITTILRMSTVEGRSKAFSTCSSHLIVVTLFYGSGSLVYLRPKSNYSPEVKKVLSLFYTVVTPMLNPIVYALRSYEVRESLKRTLRWKVSSHST; from the coding sequence ATGAAGTGGAGAAACCAAACTTTGGTGAAGGAATTTATCCTGGTTGGCTTTTCCAGCATACCAAATTTAGAGCTGTTTCTGTTCCCCCTAATTTTGGTAATATACATTGCAACAGTGACTGGAAACATCCTCATTATTGTCATAATCATTGTAGATGCTGCCCTCCAGTCACCCATGTACTTCTTTCTGAGAAACCTGGCTTTCATTGAGATCTGCTTCACTTTGGACACAGTCCCTCAAATGCTCATCAACTTGCTGGTGAAGGACAAAACTATCTCCTTTGTTGGCTGTGCCATTCAAATGTACTGCTTCTTTCACTTTGGATGTGCTGAGTGTTTTCTCTTAGCTGCTATGTCCTATGACCGCTACGTTGCCATCTGCAACCCCCTGCGCTATGCCACTGTCATGAATAGGACCTTCTGCTACAAGTTGCTGGGTGGAGTCTGGGTGATTGGAATCCCCGTCTCATTGCTGCAGGCAGCTTGGATCTTCAATCTTCCTTTTTGTGGTCACAACAAGATCAATCATTTCTTTTGTGATACACCACCAGTGTTGAAACTAGTCTGTACAAATACCTACCCGTATGAAATGCAAGCCATAGGCTCCACACTTGTGTTTCTCATGTTCCCTTTTGTGCTCATCCTGATCTCCTATACCCATATCATAACCACCATCCTCAGAATGTCTACAGTAGAGGGTAGAAGCAAGGCCTTCTCAACTTGCTCTTCTCATCTCATTGTGGTGACTTTGTTCTATGGAAGTGGGAGCCTCGTCTATCTAAGACCAAAATCCAACTATTCCCCTGAAGTCAAAAAAGTACTGTCTTTGTTCTACACTGTTGTCACTCCCATGCTAAATCCCATTGTTTATGCTCTGAGGAGCTATGAAGTGAGGGAATCTCTGAAGAGAACTCTAAGATGGAAAGTCTCCTCACACAGTACATAG